In Flavobacterium sp. N3904, one DNA window encodes the following:
- a CDS encoding alpha-amylase family protein, whose protein sequence is MIKKKALIAGMSILLMATACKTKDVKMSVEKKETKTDKKEVVYQVFTRLFGNKNTTNKPWGTIEENGVGKFNDFTDKALHEIKDLGVSYVWYTGVPHHAVIRDYTAIGVSNDDPEVVKGRAGSPYAVKDYYNVNPDLAVNPEKRLEEFEALIKRTHKADLKVIIDIVPNHIARKYEGKSNPKGVRDFGADDDVTVEYKRDNNFYYIPNTPFQIPDTDKPLNGEKNSLIDGKFDENPAKWTGNGSRLAKPDKNDWYETVKVNYGVRPDGSKDFPELPAGYDKLSFKEHYAFWKDKSVPSSWIKFRDIALYWTAKGVDGFRYDMAEMVPYEFWSYMNSAIKNANPDAFLMAEVYNPKEYRNYISLGKMDYLYDKVETYDKLKDIIQGKTPPDGLTYIRNGMADIDVHMLKFLDNHDEQRLASPEFAGSPEKGKPMMVVSTMISSAPVMIYFGQEVGEAGNENGGFGSHSRTSIFDYVGVPNHQRWMNDGAFDGGKLTSSEKELRDFYKRLLNFAVKSTAVMGQFEDLQEVNRQASLGYDPNHIYSFVRWSDNQKLIVLTNFSSEISGSFELKIPADIISKWNLKDGSYTLKDQLYEKSTIQLQVTNGEGKASITIAPLESFIYQL, encoded by the coding sequence ATGATAAAAAAAAAGGCACTAATTGCAGGAATGAGTATTTTGCTTATGGCAACTGCTTGCAAAACAAAAGATGTAAAAATGAGCGTAGAAAAAAAAGAAACCAAAACAGATAAAAAAGAAGTTGTTTATCAAGTTTTTACTCGATTGTTTGGAAATAAAAACACTACCAACAAACCTTGGGGAACCATAGAAGAAAATGGGGTTGGAAAGTTTAATGATTTTACAGACAAAGCCTTACATGAGATTAAGGATTTAGGGGTATCCTATGTTTGGTACACGGGAGTTCCGCACCATGCAGTAATAAGAGATTACACCGCAATAGGCGTTTCCAATGATGATCCAGAAGTGGTAAAGGGCAGGGCAGGCTCGCCTTATGCTGTAAAAGATTATTACAATGTCAATCCAGATTTGGCTGTGAATCCAGAAAAACGTTTAGAGGAATTTGAAGCATTAATAAAACGCACGCACAAAGCCGATCTTAAGGTAATTATTGATATAGTTCCCAATCATATTGCTCGTAAATACGAAGGGAAAAGCAATCCTAAAGGGGTTAGGGATTTTGGAGCAGATGATGATGTTACAGTAGAATACAAAAGAGACAATAATTTTTATTATATCCCAAATACTCCATTTCAAATTCCAGATACTGACAAACCTTTAAATGGAGAAAAAAATTCACTTATTGATGGGAAATTTGATGAAAATCCAGCCAAATGGACAGGAAATGGCTCTCGATTGGCAAAACCGGACAAAAACGATTGGTACGAAACAGTAAAAGTAAACTACGGTGTGCGTCCTGATGGATCAAAAGATTTTCCAGAACTGCCTGCGGGTTATGATAAATTATCCTTCAAGGAACATTATGCTTTTTGGAAAGACAAAAGTGTACCAAGTTCTTGGATTAAATTTAGAGATATTGCATTGTATTGGACAGCAAAAGGGGTAGATGGTTTTCGATATGATATGGCAGAAATGGTTCCTTATGAATTTTGGAGTTATATGAACTCAGCTATAAAAAATGCAAATCCAGATGCTTTTCTGATGGCCGAAGTGTATAATCCAAAAGAATACCGCAATTATATCAGTTTGGGGAAAATGGATTATTTGTATGATAAAGTAGAAACCTATGATAAATTAAAGGACATCATTCAAGGGAAAACACCGCCAGATGGACTTACTTATATTCGCAATGGCATGGCAGATATTGATGTTCATATGCTAAAGTTTCTCGATAATCATGACGAACAACGATTGGCAAGCCCTGAGTTTGCAGGTTCTCCAGAAAAAGGAAAACCTATGATGGTAGTTTCTACAATGATTAGTTCGGCACCTGTTATGATCTATTTTGGTCAGGAAGTTGGAGAAGCGGGAAATGAAAATGGCGGATTTGGTTCACATTCCAGAACTTCTATTTTTGATTATGTGGGTGTTCCCAATCACCAAAGATGGATGAATGATGGCGCTTTTGATGGAGGAAAACTAACATCAAGTGAAAAAGAATTGCGTGATTTTTATAAAAGACTACTAAATTTTGCTGTTAAAAGCACAGCGGTGATGGGACAGTTTGAAGATTTGCAAGAAGTGAATCGTCAAGCATCTTTGGGTTATGATCCAAATCATATTTATTCGTTCGTTCGTTGGTCTGATAATCAAAAATTAATTGTACTTACAAACTTTTCATCTGAAATCTCAGGAAGTTTTGAATTGAAAATTCCAGCAGATATTATCAGTAAATGGAATTTAAAAGACGGAAGTTATACTTTAAAAGATCAATTGTATGAAAAAAGCACAATCCAATTACAAGTAACAAATGGAGAGGGTAAAGCTTCAATTACTATTGCACCTTTAGAATCATTTATTTATCAATTGTAA
- a CDS encoding superoxide dismutase — protein MKKNTLLFSNLLFILLLISCNEKKLTEVVEVPLPTAQEKVTIGNPDDVKADEGSFQLDKLSFGYDALIPDFSALTIESHYKNYLYYTNSLNKAVLGTDKENLTIEEVLKKLDLNDPVIRNTAGGYYNHGLYFKCLSPKAGGEPKATLAASINKDFGSFSNFKTAFKDTATKQFGSGWVWLVVDKTGVLQITTTQNQDNPLMPNAPVVGFHGTPILGMDLWEHSYFLDYQYKKKNYIDAFFNVVNWDKVNENYLATFKK, from the coding sequence ATGAAAAAAAATACTCTTCTATTCTCTAATTTACTTTTTATTTTGCTGCTCATTTCCTGCAATGAAAAAAAATTGACAGAGGTTGTTGAAGTTCCTTTGCCTACGGCACAAGAAAAAGTAACCATCGGAAATCCGGATGATGTAAAAGCTGATGAAGGTTCTTTTCAACTCGATAAACTTTCATTTGGCTATGACGCATTAATACCCGATTTTTCAGCTTTAACTATAGAATCACATTACAAAAATTATTTATATTATACCAATAGCCTAAACAAAGCTGTTTTAGGGACAGACAAAGAAAATCTTACCATTGAAGAAGTATTAAAAAAACTAGATTTAAACGATCCCGTAATCCGAAATACAGCCGGTGGCTACTACAATCACGGTCTGTATTTTAAATGTCTATCGCCAAAAGCAGGAGGAGAACCAAAAGCCACTTTGGCTGCAAGTATCAATAAAGATTTTGGTTCATTTTCTAATTTCAAAACTGCTTTCAAAGATACTGCGACCAAACAATTTGGATCAGGTTGGGTTTGGCTAGTTGTAGATAAAACAGGAGTACTTCAAATAACAACTACTCAAAATCAAGACAATCCATTAATGCCAAATGCTCCTGTTGTTGGCTTTCACGGAACGCCAATTTTAGGGATGGATCTCTGGGAACACTCTTATTTCTTAGATTATCAATACAAAAAGAAAAATTATATTGATGCTTTTTTCAATGTAGTAAATTGGGATAAGGTAAATGAAAACTACCTAGCAACTTTTAAAAAGTAA
- a CDS encoding acyl-CoA-binding protein, protein MIEKDLDKQFQEAVEIASKMTQASLPQDVQLRLYAYYKHATFDKTRFNVSENSDLRNAFKTNAWIQISHLTKKEAKQHYIELIHSLFK, encoded by the coding sequence ATGATTGAAAAAGATTTAGATAAGCAGTTTCAAGAAGCCGTAGAAATAGCTTCAAAAATGACTCAAGCATCTTTACCTCAAGATGTTCAGTTACGTCTTTATGCTTATTATAAACATGCCACTTTTGACAAAACAAGATTCAATGTTTCGGAAAATTCCGATTTGAGAAATGCATTTAAAACAAATGCCTGGATTCAAATTAGTCATCTTACAAAAAAAGAAGCCAAACAACATTATATTGAATTAATCCATTCATTATTTAAATAA
- a CDS encoding phosphatidylserine decarboxylase family protein, translating into MFHKEGTQSILLGTIFTAVVFLATDHFIQIEWIRMTIEIATLLLLIIILQFFRNPKRTVEINENHIIAPVDGKVVVIEEVYEGEFFKDKRIQVSIFMSPINVHVTRYALSGIVKFSKYHPGKFLVAWHPKASEENERTTVVIENKTFGAILYRQIAGALARRIVNYAQEGMQVIQGTDAGFIKFGSRVDIFLPLGTPINVVLDQKAIGGKTIIAIKS; encoded by the coding sequence ATGTTTCATAAAGAAGGAACTCAAAGTATTTTATTAGGCACTATTTTTACTGCTGTCGTATTTTTAGCAACAGATCATTTTATCCAAATTGAATGGATTCGAATGACTATTGAAATAGCAACTTTACTGCTATTAATTATCATTTTACAGTTTTTTAGAAACCCAAAACGTACTGTCGAAATTAATGAAAATCATATTATAGCGCCAGTTGATGGAAAAGTGGTTGTAATAGAAGAAGTGTATGAAGGTGAATTTTTCAAAGATAAAAGAATTCAAGTTTCTATTTTTATGTCTCCAATTAATGTACACGTTACTCGATATGCCTTGAGTGGAATTGTTAAATTCAGTAAATACCATCCCGGAAAATTTCTGGTTGCTTGGCACCCAAAAGCCAGTGAAGAAAACGAAAGAACAACAGTTGTAATAGAAAACAAAACTTTTGGTGCTATATTATACCGTCAAATTGCGGGTGCATTAGCCCGACGAATTGTAAATTATGCTCAAGAAGGAATGCAAGTAATTCAAGGTACTGATGCAGGTTTTATAAAATTTGGTTCAAGAGTTGATATTTTTTTACCACTAGGAACACCTATAAATGTTGTTCTTGATCAAAAAGCAATAGGGGGGAAAACAATAATTGCAATAAAATCTTAA
- a CDS encoding phosphatidate cytidylyltransferase → MNETLKRSISGAIYILLLIASIQYSIETFFILFGIFLLIAVLEFCNLVHLNKIAPIVIALLFYFFFYKIAIATKIDGILYILRYSKNFDLAVLFLSLFVSLKCIVFLFDNKNLKVDAFSKFIYLIGYIILPFIIITKIPFGIKGYNPNILISIFILIWTNDTFAYLVGKSIGKHKLFERISPKKTIEGFLGGIGFAILASYFISKYFLMLPEKNTFIWITIALIVGIFGTIGDLVESKFKRISEKKDSGNIMPGHGGILDRLDSVIFVAPIVFLFYQILSYVS, encoded by the coding sequence ATGAATGAAACACTAAAAAGGTCAATATCTGGAGCTATTTACATTTTATTATTAATAGCTTCAATACAATACTCTATAGAAACTTTTTTCATTCTATTTGGTATTTTTTTATTAATTGCAGTACTTGAGTTTTGTAATTTAGTACACTTAAACAAAATTGCACCAATTGTAATAGCCTTATTATTCTATTTCTTTTTTTATAAAATTGCAATAGCTACAAAAATTGACGGCATTTTATACATATTACGTTACAGCAAAAATTTTGATTTAGCAGTTCTTTTTTTGTCACTCTTTGTCTCCTTAAAATGCATCGTATTTTTATTTGACAACAAAAATTTAAAAGTGGACGCCTTTTCAAAATTTATTTATTTGATTGGGTATATTATTCTTCCGTTTATTATTATCACAAAAATACCATTTGGAATAAAAGGCTATAATCCAAACATTCTGATTAGTATTTTTATTCTAATATGGACTAATGATACCTTTGCTTATTTAGTGGGCAAATCAATTGGAAAACATAAATTGTTTGAAAGAATTTCTCCTAAAAAAACCATTGAAGGATTTTTGGGTGGAATCGGTTTTGCAATACTTGCGAGTTATTTTATATCAAAATATTTTTTAATGCTTCCTGAAAAAAACACCTTCATTTGGATCACAATTGCTTTGATTGTTGGAATCTTCGGAACAATAGGGGATTTAGTTGAATCCAAATTCAAACGAATTTCAGAAAAAAAAGATAGTGGAAACATAATGCCAGGACATGGAGGCATTCTAGATCGATTAGATAGTGTTATCTTTGTAGCACCAATTGTATTTTTATTTTATCAAATTTTAAGTTATGTTTCATAA
- a CDS encoding LUD domain-containing protein — protein sequence MSIFSKLFGTSNPSSDEDNGNNSNKPNPDINSPLDEQFIYNFKKNGGKFLYCENLNEVKDQFENILEENDWFESEALCYEPKLFSLLDENKIVYTSTKEPKFLLSSCENLVAEEGSILFSSNQIKQKKPNDLPTNIIILANTSQIVEGKSDGLSAIRKKYLREYPTNITTIKYFEKAKEEDFTQYGSSAKNLYLLLLEDL from the coding sequence ATGAGTATTTTCAGTAAATTATTTGGTACTAGCAATCCTTCTTCAGACGAAGATAACGGGAATAATAGTAACAAACCAAATCCAGATATCAATTCCCCTCTGGATGAGCAATTTATCTATAATTTTAAAAAAAATGGAGGTAAATTTCTATACTGTGAAAATTTAAATGAGGTAAAAGATCAATTTGAAAATATACTTGAAGAAAATGACTGGTTTGAAAGCGAAGCATTATGTTATGAACCCAAGTTATTTAGTCTATTAGACGAAAATAAAATAGTATATACGTCCACTAAAGAACCAAAGTTCTTATTATCCAGTTGTGAAAATCTGGTTGCTGAGGAAGGTTCAATATTATTTTCATCAAATCAAATCAAACAAAAAAAACCTAACGACTTACCCACTAATATTATTATTTTAGCAAATACAAGCCAAATTGTAGAAGGAAAGAGCGATGGACTAAGTGCTATTAGAAAAAAATACCTCCGTGAATATCCAACCAATATAACTACAATAAAATATTTCGAAAAAGCTAAAGAAGAAGATTTTACACAATACGGAAGTTCTGCCAAAAATTTATATTTATTGCTTTTAGAAGATCTTTAA
- the ftsH gene encoding ATP-dependent zinc metalloprotease FtsH produces MAKDNNPNSNKFKVSPWLIYTAILLIFLGISFATGGSSFQEPSQLTSSKFNSYLEKGQIEKVIVYNKTEAEVFLNAQALKDPEHKKVAKDVLDRPNKGPHYSFDIGNDQIFQTKLEKAVAEGKLKDFNFLPKSNWTDIFVSLLPIIIIIGVWIFIMRKMSGGAGGGGQIFNIGKSKAKLFDEKTDIKTTFKDVAGLEGAKEEIQEIVEFLKNPEKYTNLGGKIPKGALLVGPPGTGKTLLAKAVAGEAQVPFFSLSGSDFVEMFVGVGASRVRDLFKQAKEKSPAIIFIDEIDAVGRARGKSNMSGGNDERENTLNQLLTEMDGFGTNSNVIVLAATNRADVLDKALMRAGRFDRQIFVDLPDIRERAEIFKVHLAPLKKVEGLDTDFLAKQTPGFSGADIANVCNEAALIAARYNKEAVDKQDFLDAVDRIVGGLEKKNKIVTPEEKRAIAIHEAGHATVSWMLEHAAPLIKVTIVPRGQSLGAAWYLPEERLIVRTDQMLDEMCATMGGRAAEKVTFDRISTGALSDLEKVTKQARAMVTVYGLNEKIGNVTYYDSTGQSEYSFAKPYSEDTAKIIDKEISDLIESQYQRAIAILEENKDKLDQLASILIEKEVIFKDDLEAIFGKRTFDKNLEEVVS; encoded by the coding sequence ATGGCTAAAGATAATAATCCAAATTCGAATAAATTTAAAGTAAGTCCTTGGTTAATTTACACGGCAATTCTCTTAATTTTCTTAGGTATTAGTTTTGCAACTGGTGGATCTAGTTTTCAGGAACCTTCTCAATTAACGTCATCTAAATTTAATTCCTATTTAGAAAAAGGACAAATTGAAAAAGTTATTGTTTACAACAAAACAGAAGCTGAAGTATTTTTGAATGCGCAAGCCTTAAAAGATCCTGAACACAAAAAAGTAGCAAAAGATGTTTTGGACAGACCAAACAAAGGACCTCACTATTCTTTTGATATTGGAAATGATCAAATTTTTCAAACCAAATTAGAAAAAGCTGTTGCAGAAGGAAAATTAAAAGATTTTAATTTCTTGCCAAAAAGCAACTGGACAGATATTTTTGTAAGTCTATTACCAATCATTATTATCATTGGTGTGTGGATTTTTATCATGCGCAAAATGTCTGGCGGAGCTGGTGGTGGTGGTCAAATTTTTAATATTGGAAAATCAAAAGCAAAACTTTTTGATGAAAAAACCGATATTAAAACAACTTTCAAAGATGTTGCAGGTTTAGAAGGAGCAAAAGAAGAAATACAAGAAATTGTAGAATTCTTAAAAAACCCTGAAAAATACACCAATCTGGGAGGAAAAATACCCAAAGGAGCCTTACTGGTTGGCCCGCCCGGAACAGGAAAAACATTATTGGCAAAAGCCGTTGCCGGTGAAGCACAAGTGCCATTTTTCTCTTTATCGGGATCCGATTTTGTTGAAATGTTTGTAGGTGTAGGTGCCTCTCGTGTGCGTGACCTATTCAAACAAGCAAAAGAGAAATCTCCAGCCATTATTTTTATCGATGAAATTGACGCTGTAGGTAGAGCCAGAGGAAAAAGCAATATGTCTGGTGGAAATGACGAAAGAGAAAATACCTTAAATCAACTACTGACTGAAATGGATGGTTTTGGTACCAATTCAAATGTGATTGTTTTAGCAGCAACCAACAGAGCTGATGTTTTAGACAAAGCCTTGATGCGTGCTGGACGTTTTGACAGACAAATTTTTGTTGATTTACCGGACATTCGCGAAAGAGCCGAAATATTCAAAGTGCATCTCGCTCCTTTGAAAAAAGTAGAAGGATTGGATACTGACTTTTTAGCAAAACAAACACCTGGTTTTTCTGGAGCAGACATTGCCAATGTTTGCAATGAGGCGGCATTGATTGCAGCCAGATATAACAAAGAAGCAGTAGACAAACAAGATTTCTTGGATGCTGTTGATCGAATTGTTGGCGGTCTTGAAAAGAAAAATAAAATTGTAACCCCGGAAGAAAAAAGAGCAATTGCAATACATGAAGCTGGACATGCAACAGTAAGCTGGATGCTGGAACATGCTGCACCATTAATTAAGGTAACTATCGTGCCACGTGGACAAAGTCTTGGTGCCGCTTGGTATTTGCCCGAAGAAAGATTAATTGTTCGCACCGATCAAATGCTTGACGAAATGTGTGCTACAATGGGTGGTAGAGCTGCCGAAAAAGTAACTTTTGACAGAATTTCAACTGGAGCACTTAGTGATTTAGAAAAAGTAACTAAACAAGCCCGTGCCATGGTTACGGTTTATGGACTTAATGAGAAAATTGGAAATGTAACCTATTATGATTCAACTGGGCAAAGTGAGTATAGTTTTGCAAAACCTTATTCTGAAGATACTGCAAAAATAATTGACAAAGAGATTTCAGATTTAATAGAAAGTCAATACCAAAGAGCTATTGCAATTCTAGAGGAAAACAAAGATAAACTAGATCAACTTGCATCAATTTTAATTGAAAAAGAAGTTATTTTTAAAGATGATTTAGAAGCAATTTTCGGTAAAAGAACCTTTGACAAAAACCTTGAAGAAGTAGTCTCTTAA
- the rsfS gene encoding ribosome silencing factor, with protein MAKKTINNDALLANIIKGIEEVKGNDIDILDLREIDTAVCDYFVVCNGNSNTQVNAIVNSIQKTVSKDLKDKPWHVEGSDVAEWVLMDYVHIVVHVFQKHIREYYNIESLWGDAKITKIENKY; from the coding sequence ATGGCGAAAAAGACTATAAATAATGATGCGTTATTAGCAAACATCATAAAAGGGATAGAAGAAGTAAAAGGAAATGATATCGATATTTTAGATTTAAGAGAAATAGACACCGCAGTTTGTGACTATTTTGTAGTTTGTAACGGTAATTCAAATACCCAAGTGAATGCCATCGTAAATTCCATCCAAAAAACAGTTTCAAAAGACTTAAAAGACAAACCTTGGCACGTAGAAGGCTCTGATGTAGCTGAATGGGTACTTATGGATTATGTACATATTGTAGTTCATGTATTCCAAAAACACATACGTGAATATTACAATATCGAAAGTCTTTGGGGAGATGCAAAAATCACAAAAATCGAAAATAAATACTAA
- a CDS encoding biotin--[acetyl-CoA-carboxylase] ligase — MKLIKLDAIDSTNEFLKGLSSKQELQNYTVVTAENQLNGKGQMGSKWESEEGKNLIMSVLIKDFLTDNETFFNLNIVVSLAVIQVLENYAIPELSIKWPNDIMSANKKIGGILIENNIKGNGTITSIVGLGLNINQTQYDNLPRASSLAVICNSSFDKEEILFKIISKMEEFIPFYKENEVSLWNEYKSNLFRVGIPTAFSDENNINFMGIIKGVTDAGKLQIQLEDDSICEYNLKEVQMLY; from the coding sequence ATGAAGCTAATCAAACTCGATGCCATAGATTCAACAAATGAGTTTCTTAAAGGGTTGTCAAGTAAACAAGAGCTGCAAAACTACACGGTTGTAACTGCAGAAAATCAATTGAATGGTAAAGGGCAAATGGGCTCAAAATGGGAGTCTGAAGAGGGTAAAAACCTTATTATGAGTGTATTGATAAAGGATTTTCTAACTGATAATGAGACTTTTTTTAATCTAAATATAGTGGTGTCTCTTGCAGTTATTCAGGTTCTTGAAAATTATGCAATTCCTGAATTAAGTATAAAATGGCCTAACGACATTATGTCAGCTAATAAAAAAATAGGTGGCATATTGATTGAAAATAATATAAAAGGGAACGGAACTATTACTTCGATAGTTGGTTTAGGCTTAAATATTAATCAAACGCAGTATGATAATTTGCCAAGGGCATCTTCTCTGGCGGTAATTTGTAATTCCAGTTTTGATAAAGAAGAAATACTTTTTAAGATTATTTCGAAAATGGAAGAATTCATTCCTTTTTATAAAGAAAATGAAGTTTCTCTTTGGAATGAATATAAAAGCAATCTATTTAGAGTTGGGATACCGACAGCTTTTTCAGATGAAAATAATATTAATTTTATGGGAATTATAAAAGGGGTTACTGATGCGGGAAAACTTCAAATTCAATTGGAAGATGACAGCATTTGTGAATACAATCTAAAGGAAGTGCAAATGTTGTATTGA
- a CDS encoding SRPBCC family protein: MNLESPKVKVEKSSQELFDLLSDVKNFEKLMPDNIAKFEVIGEDAFIFGLKGMPEIKLKMKEKVAPNKIVLGAASDKLPFTLVANIETVSDSSSAVKLDFEGEFNAMMAMMIKGPIGKFIETLANNMTKL, translated from the coding sequence ATGAATTTAGAAAGTCCAAAAGTTAAGGTTGAAAAATCAAGTCAGGAATTATTTGATTTGTTGAGTGATGTAAAAAATTTCGAGAAATTAATGCCTGATAATATTGCAAAATTTGAAGTAATAGGTGAAGATGCTTTTATTTTTGGATTAAAAGGAATGCCAGAAATCAAATTAAAAATGAAAGAAAAAGTTGCGCCAAACAAAATTGTTTTGGGAGCAGCTAGTGACAAACTTCCCTTTACTTTGGTTGCAAACATTGAAACTGTTTCGGATAGTTCAAGTGCTGTAAAACTTGATTTTGAAGGTGAATTTAATGCAATGATGGCAATGATGATAAAAGGCCCAATTGGAAAATTCATTGAAACTTTGGCAAACAACATGACCAAACTTTAA
- the pyrE gene encoding orotate phosphoribosyltransferase, with translation MIFNKDTAEKTAELLLQINAIKLNPGNPFTWASGWKSPIYCDNRLILSFPAIRNYIRDEFSKNIEKQFGKPDVIAGVATGAIGIGMLVAESMGLPFVYVRPEPKKHGRQNQVEGFLQKGQSVVIIEDLISTGNSSLLAVEGLREAGANIKGMAAIFTYGFDVADQNFKNARIDLYTLSNYQNLLNLAVTKKYITEEEEQTLREWNVSPSTWGI, from the coding sequence ATGATTTTTAATAAAGATACTGCCGAAAAAACAGCCGAATTGCTTTTGCAAATAAATGCAATTAAATTGAATCCAGGAAATCCTTTTACATGGGCTTCTGGATGGAAATCGCCTATATATTGCGACAACCGCTTAATTCTCTCATTTCCAGCTATAAGAAATTATATCAGAGATGAATTTTCTAAAAATATTGAAAAACAATTTGGCAAGCCAGATGTAATTGCCGGTGTGGCCACTGGGGCAATTGGAATAGGTATGCTAGTTGCAGAGAGTATGGGATTGCCTTTTGTATATGTACGCCCAGAACCAAAAAAACACGGTCGCCAAAACCAAGTAGAAGGGTTTTTACAAAAAGGCCAAAGCGTTGTAATAATAGAAGATTTAATAAGTACTGGAAACAGTAGTTTGCTTGCCGTTGAAGGCTTACGGGAAGCAGGAGCCAATATTAAAGGTATGGCCGCAATATTCACCTACGGATTTGATGTTGCTGATCAGAACTTTAAAAATGCTAGAATTGACTTATATACCCTAAGCAATTATCAAAACCTTTTAAATTTGGCTGTGACAAAAAAATACATTACCGAAGAAGAAGAACAAACCTTAAGAGAATGGAATGTAAGTCCATCGACTTGGGGAATCTGA
- a CDS encoding NUDIX hydrolase has protein sequence MYKVFVNDKPLFLTNEISKETDFQLFLLDSIDIEQVIVKMFQNKIKKAYLYHPDESVIMKTLKAKIPVNKAGGGLVYNKKGEVLFIFRNGKWDLPKGGTEKGELIEDTAMREVEEETGVNGLTVVRKLQKTYHVFKRNGKYKLKITHWFEMNSDFEGIPIGQLEEGIEKVAWFKPNEIPEALTNSYENIKLLFEEESEDHEV, from the coding sequence ATGTATAAAGTTTTTGTTAACGACAAACCACTTTTTTTGACAAATGAAATCTCCAAGGAGACCGATTTTCAATTATTTTTACTTGATAGTATTGATATTGAGCAGGTTATTGTCAAAATGTTTCAAAATAAAATTAAAAAAGCGTATTTGTATCATCCTGATGAAAGTGTGATTATGAAAACGTTGAAAGCAAAAATTCCTGTAAATAAAGCTGGAGGCGGTTTAGTTTATAATAAAAAAGGGGAGGTTTTGTTCATTTTTAGAAATGGAAAATGGGATTTGCCAAAAGGAGGTACCGAAAAAGGCGAGTTAATCGAAGATACCGCAATGCGCGAAGTAGAAGAAGAAACCGGTGTAAATGGTCTCACAGTTGTTAGAAAACTTCAAAAGACCTATCATGTTTTTAAACGCAATGGAAAATATAAATTAAAAATAACCCATTGGTTTGAAATGAATTCTGATTTTGAAGGCATCCCAATAGGGCAATTGGAAGAAGGAATTGAGAAAGTGGCTTGGTTTAAGCCAAATGAAATTCCGGAAGCTTTGACAAACTCTTATGAAAATATAAAACTGTTATTTGAAGAAGAATCTGAAGATCATGAAGTTTAA